In the genome of Chlamydia trachomatis A/HAR-13, one region contains:
- the ligA gene encoding NAD-dependent DNA ligase LigA has protein sequence MGAVSRDDYIALCTELVEHDRCYYVLNQPTISDYSYDVKMRELQEIEVQHPEWKVSWSPTMYLGDRPSGQFPVVPHSSPMLSIANVYSLQELEEFFSRTEKLLGYSPGYSLELKIDGIAVAIRYEKRLFAQALSRGNGVKGEDITANVSTIRSLPMRLPQEAPEDLEVRGEVFLSYEAFEELNACQREQGKLEFANPRNAAGGTLKLLSSKEAAKRKLDLSVYGLITDQKKRSHFENLQLCSQWGFFVAGMPKQCRSRQEVVERIREIEEMRAALPMAIDGVVIKVDNIAHQDRLGLTSKHYRWAIAYKYAPERAETILEDIVVQVGKTGILTPVAELAPVFLSGSRVSRASLYNQDEIEKKDIRIGDSVYVEKGGEVIPKIVGINLAKRSLESEPWKMPSLCPVCHEPVVKEKVSVRCINPLCSGGMLEKICFFASKSALNIDHLGEKVVTKLFEVGLISSCSDIFALTEEDLKQVPGFKDRSIQNLLASIAGAKKVALDRLLTALSIPFVGSSGAIALADHFVTLDKVIEASLDELMSIEGIGPKVAASIVAFFSKHENREEIRRMQELGVQVLSKQSDKEAPLQGKVFVLTGTLQQMTRTQAEERIRSLGGKVSSSVSKSTYAVIAGSEAGGKLKKAQDLGLSIWNESELLRILDAKSVS, from the coding sequence ATGGGTGCTGTATCTCGAGATGATTATATTGCTTTATGCACAGAATTAGTGGAACATGACCGATGCTATTATGTGCTCAATCAACCGACGATTTCTGATTACAGCTATGATGTGAAAATGCGAGAGCTTCAAGAAATAGAAGTTCAGCATCCGGAATGGAAGGTTTCATGGTCTCCTACCATGTATTTGGGGGATCGTCCTTCAGGACAGTTTCCTGTGGTTCCTCATTCTAGTCCCATGTTGTCTATAGCGAATGTATACTCATTGCAAGAGCTAGAGGAATTTTTTTCCCGTACAGAAAAATTATTGGGGTACTCTCCTGGATATTCTTTAGAACTCAAAATTGATGGAATTGCTGTCGCCATTCGGTACGAGAAGCGATTGTTTGCTCAAGCTTTGAGTCGGGGGAATGGGGTAAAAGGAGAAGATATTACAGCTAATGTCAGTACTATACGCTCTTTACCTATGAGACTCCCTCAAGAGGCTCCCGAGGATCTAGAAGTGCGAGGAGAAGTGTTTCTTTCATATGAAGCGTTTGAAGAGCTCAATGCTTGTCAACGGGAACAAGGGAAACTGGAATTTGCTAATCCTCGTAATGCAGCTGGAGGAACTCTTAAGCTTTTATCTTCTAAGGAAGCTGCTAAGCGTAAATTAGACTTGTCTGTTTATGGGTTGATCACAGATCAAAAAAAACGCTCACACTTTGAAAATCTTCAGTTATGCTCTCAATGGGGATTTTTCGTTGCAGGGATGCCGAAACAATGCCGTTCGAGACAAGAGGTGGTAGAACGTATTCGAGAGATAGAGGAGATGCGCGCAGCGCTCCCGATGGCTATCGATGGAGTCGTCATTAAAGTAGACAATATTGCACACCAGGATCGGCTAGGTTTGACGAGCAAACATTATCGTTGGGCGATAGCTTATAAATATGCTCCGGAAAGAGCAGAAACGATTTTGGAGGATATTGTCGTTCAAGTAGGGAAAACGGGTATTCTTACTCCGGTTGCCGAGTTAGCTCCTGTTTTTTTATCTGGGAGCCGCGTGTCCAGAGCATCCTTATACAACCAGGATGAGATTGAAAAAAAAGATATTCGCATCGGAGATTCGGTGTATGTCGAAAAAGGAGGAGAGGTTATTCCCAAAATTGTTGGGATTAATTTGGCTAAGCGTTCATTAGAGAGCGAGCCTTGGAAAATGCCAAGCCTGTGTCCTGTATGTCATGAACCTGTTGTTAAAGAGAAGGTGTCGGTGCGTTGTATCAATCCACTTTGTTCAGGGGGGATGCTAGAAAAGATCTGTTTCTTTGCAAGTAAGAGCGCTTTAAACATAGATCATTTGGGAGAGAAGGTCGTAACTAAATTATTCGAAGTAGGTCTCATTAGTTCTTGTTCGGATATATTTGCTCTTACAGAAGAAGATTTGAAACAGGTCCCTGGGTTTAAAGATCGTTCTATACAGAATTTATTGGCAAGCATTGCCGGAGCCAAAAAGGTGGCATTAGATCGGCTTTTAACGGCTCTTTCTATTCCTTTTGTGGGGAGCTCTGGTGCCATAGCTCTGGCAGACCACTTCGTAACTCTGGACAAAGTAATCGAAGCTTCTTTAGATGAGCTGATGTCTATAGAGGGGATTGGTCCTAAGGTAGCTGCATCGATCGTCGCGTTCTTCTCGAAACATGAGAATAGAGAGGAAATTCGTCGGATGCAAGAGCTAGGAGTTCAGGTTCTTTCTAAGCAATCCGATAAAGAGGCTCCTTTACAAGGAAAAGTGTTTGTTCTTACGGGGACTCTCCAACAAATGACGAGAACGCAAGCAGAGGAGCGTATCCGCTCCCTAGGGGGGAAAGTGAGCTCTTCGGTATCGAAGAGCA